A stretch of the Marivirga tractuosa DSM 4126 genome encodes the following:
- a CDS encoding TonB-dependent receptor gives MKRNIFGLISTVIVFVIFSQSLFAQGKASFGGYVRDAKTEEPLIGATVIIEGTELGAVTNVDGYYEIKNIEPKSYTVSASFVGFEKASKFNVTVRSGGIPNVNFELSEDVEQLEGVTVRANPFKKNEETPLSIQKLSPEEIATYPGGNNDIAKVAQSLPGVSGSVGGFRNDIIIRGGAPNENVYYLDGIEIPNINHFSTQGSAGGPVGLLNVSFFEGVTLSSSAFASQYDNVLSGVLQFDQRDGNRREFRNNFRLSSSEAAITTEGPLFKKKDEEKSNTSFIASVRRSYLQLLFQAIDLPFLPDYWDYQYKLTHKFDDYNELVFTGVGSLDDLTINAPDDFDAEQQAVLDQIPVIKQWSTTSGLSWKRRFKDNSGFMTTALSTNILNNQFQQFEDNVNQEGLVFSNNSQEQEVKLRYNLTKFMEDWTFNTGFIVQEAIYSNNSELLDPNRGFNYDNSFNFTRYGVNAQASRNFVNDRLGLSAGFRVDGNTFTETGNEIYRTFSPRFSASYTFDEKRKWTVNASVGRYFKIPPYTILGFTDQNNNYANKDAEYIQSDHLVAGIEYLVTPSSRFSIEGFYKKYDNYPVSVVDSVSLANLGGGFSVLGNENIESVGLGRTYGMEFLYQRKLTKDFYAILAYTLYRSEFTGFDKDEYLRSTWDNRNLLTFTGGYKFGNNWEISARVRYLGKTPLAPVDQEATLQSYPNIIRDYSRQGDLLLDPFNQTDIRIDKKWNFDNWTFNVFFEVQNAFVQDLPSEPSFGLRRNDDGEVQQPRELVRVTDVSNSSLLPNLGIVIDF, from the coding sequence ATGAAACGTAACATTTTTGGGTTAATAAGTACTGTTATAGTTTTTGTAATCTTTTCACAATCACTTTTTGCACAAGGGAAAGCTAGTTTTGGTGGCTATGTTAGGGACGCAAAAACAGAAGAGCCTTTGATAGGAGCAACTGTAATTATAGAAGGAACCGAATTAGGTGCAGTGACTAATGTAGACGGCTATTATGAAATCAAAAATATTGAACCAAAGTCATATACCGTTAGTGCTTCTTTTGTTGGTTTTGAAAAAGCTTCAAAATTCAATGTGACAGTGCGTTCAGGGGGAATCCCCAATGTTAACTTTGAATTGTCCGAAGATGTGGAACAGTTAGAGGGAGTAACAGTTCGAGCCAATCCTTTTAAGAAAAATGAGGAAACACCACTTTCTATTCAGAAATTATCTCCTGAAGAAATCGCTACTTATCCTGGTGGAAATAACGATATAGCTAAAGTCGCCCAATCTTTGCCGGGCGTTAGTGGTTCTGTTGGTGGTTTCCGCAATGATATTATTATAAGAGGAGGTGCTCCTAATGAAAATGTTTACTATTTGGACGGAATTGAGATTCCCAACATTAATCACTTCAGTACACAAGGAAGTGCGGGTGGTCCGGTTGGATTACTAAATGTGTCATTTTTCGAAGGGGTTACTTTATCTTCTAGTGCATTCGCTAGTCAATATGACAATGTGCTTTCTGGGGTTTTGCAATTTGACCAGAGAGATGGTAACAGAAGAGAGTTTAGAAATAATTTTAGATTGAGTAGTAGCGAAGCTGCCATTACTACTGAAGGTCCTTTGTTCAAGAAGAAGGATGAAGAGAAAAGTAATACCTCTTTCATTGCTTCTGTCAGAAGATCTTATTTACAATTATTATTTCAAGCTATTGATTTACCATTTTTACCTGATTATTGGGATTATCAATATAAATTGACCCATAAATTTGACGATTACAATGAGCTGGTTTTCACTGGAGTGGGTTCTCTAGATGATTTAACCATTAATGCTCCTGATGATTTTGATGCGGAGCAACAAGCAGTTTTAGATCAAATTCCTGTCATCAAGCAATGGAGCACTACTTCTGGTTTAAGTTGGAAGCGTAGGTTTAAGGATAATTCCGGTTTTATGACAACTGCCTTGAGCACCAATATTTTGAATAATCAGTTCCAGCAATTTGAAGATAATGTAAATCAAGAAGGTTTAGTATTCAGTAATAATTCACAGGAGCAGGAAGTGAAATTGCGCTATAACCTGACTAAGTTTATGGAAGATTGGACTTTTAATACTGGATTTATTGTTCAGGAAGCCATATATTCCAATAACTCTGAATTATTAGATCCAAACAGAGGATTTAATTACGATAATAGTTTTAATTTCACTCGATATGGAGTGAACGCTCAAGCCTCTCGAAATTTTGTAAATGATAGATTAGGCCTTTCTGCTGGCTTTAGAGTGGATGGGAATACTTTTACAGAAACTGGAAATGAAATTTACAGAACATTCAGTCCTAGATTTTCCGCATCCTATACTTTTGATGAAAAGAGAAAATGGACAGTAAATGCATCTGTAGGTAGATATTTTAAAATTCCACCGTATACCATTTTAGGTTTTACAGATCAAAATAATAATTACGCTAATAAAGATGCTGAGTATATTCAAAGTGATCATTTGGTTGCAGGAATTGAATATTTAGTAACTCCGTCATCTCGATTCAGTATTGAAGGCTTTTATAAGAAATACGATAATTATCCTGTTTCAGTGGTTGACAGTGTTTCTTTAGCCAATCTAGGTGGTGGTTTTTCGGTATTGGGAAATGAAAACATTGAAAGTGTAGGATTGGGAAGGACTTATGGAATGGAGTTTTTGTATCAACGAAAACTGACCAAGGATTTCTATGCAATTTTAGCTTACACTTTATATAGAAGTGAATTCACAGGTTTTGATAAAGACGAATACTTACGCTCAACATGGGATAACAGGAATTTATTGACTTTCACAGGCGGGTATAAATTTGGAAATAACTGGGAAATTAGTGCAAGGGTTCGCTACTTGGGTAAAACTCCTTTGGCACCAGTTGACCAAGAAGCCACCTTGCAATCTTATCCAAATATCATAAGAGATTATTCCAGGCAAGGAGATCTCTTGTTAGATCCATTTAACCAAACCGATATTAGAATTGACAAAAAGTGGAATTTTGATAATTGGACTTTCAATGTCTTTTTTGAAGTACAAAATGCATTTGTGCAGGATCTACCTTCAGAGCCTAGTTTTGGACTACGAAGAAACGATGATGGAGAAGTGCAGCAGCCAAGAGAACTGGTTCGAGTTACAGATGTTAGTAATAGTTCATTATTGCCTAATCTGGGTATTGTGATTGATTTCTAA